In a genomic window of Deltaproteobacteria bacterium:
- a CDS encoding GNAT family N-acetyltransferase, giving the protein MIPLDRYPKEITLRDNARAVLRPMISGDGDGLWNFLRNLPEIDKSHFHEDVDDREVVERWAKSLDYDEALPILAIRGDRVVGTATLFRNRTGWKQRVGIVRILVSTDHRHLGLGTAMIREIRHLGEKAALNYLLAEVIEERQAAVRALERMGFVKAGVYRNFVNDRSGHLHDLAVLLHPLSGLRKEAPS; this is encoded by the coding sequence ATGATTCCCCTGGACCGGTATCCCAAGGAGATCACGCTGCGGGACAATGCGCGCGCGGTATTGCGCCCCATGATCTCCGGGGATGGCGACGGCCTCTGGAATTTCCTGCGGAACCTTCCCGAGATCGACAAGTCCCATTTCCACGAGGATGTGGACGACCGGGAGGTGGTGGAGCGGTGGGCGAAATCGCTCGACTACGACGAGGCGCTCCCGATCCTGGCGATCCGGGGAGACCGCGTCGTGGGGACGGCGACTCTCTTCCGGAACAGGACCGGCTGGAAGCAGCGGGTGGGAATCGTCCGGATACTGGTCTCGACCGATCATCGGCACCTGGGCCTCGGGACGGCGATGATCCGCGAGATCCGCCACCTTGGGGAGAAGGCCGCGTTGAATTACCTCCTGGCGGAGGTGATCGAGGAGCGGCAGGCCGCCGTTCGGGCGCTCGAACGGATGGGATTCGTGAAGGCGGGGGTCTACCGGAATTTCGTCAACGACCGGTCCGGGCATCTCCACGATCTGGCGGTGCTTCTCCATCCCCTGTCGGGTCTCCGGAAGGAGGCGCCCTCCTGA